In the genome of Nymphaea colorata isolate Beijing-Zhang1983 chromosome 9, ASM883128v2, whole genome shotgun sequence, one region contains:
- the LOC116261285 gene encoding uncharacterized protein LOC116261285 — translation MADPYERAKGGKLTFKGGGDPLEEKRRKKKKQKLKRKKKEEGEEEDGGEGGGEGGEGVGEEAKEMGSELYTIDAAKRLKYDQLFPVEAKKFGYGDPSQNPRSVEEALDDRVKKKADRYCK, via the coding sequence atGGCGGACCCTTACGAGCGCGCGAAAGGAGGGAAATTGACGTTCAAAGGAGGAGGAGACCCtctggaagagaagaggaggaagaagaagaagcagaagctgaagaggaagaagaaggaggaaggggaagaggaagacgggggagaaggaggaggagaaggaggcgaGGGCGTAGGCGAGGAGGCGAAGGAGATGGGCTCTGAATTGTACACCATTGACGCCGCCAAGCGGTTGAAGTACGACCAGCTCTTTCCCGTCGAGGCAAAGAAGTTCGGCTACGGCGACCCCTCCCAGAATCCGCGATCCGTCGAGGAAGCCCTCGACGATCGCGTCAAGAAGAAGGCAGATCGCTACTGCAAGTGA